In the Streptomyces sp. cg36 genome, one interval contains:
- a CDS encoding ABC transporter permease encodes MTVAATRAAPVATPVPVSRAYRFELVKIVSQWRVRLLVLACWIAPAVFVAAVGEQSTLPTDTLFGRWMHATGWAGPLVILGFSGTWALPLLTSVIAGDVFASEDRLGTWRHLLVAVRSPRRIFAAKALASLTVIVLMVAGLALSSTLGGLAAVGGHPLTGLDGHTLTPSDAAGKVLLAWVCVLAPTLALAAIGLLGSVALGRSPMGLLLPVLAALTMQLAQLLTLPVAVRLALPGYAFIAWNGLFTDPAQLSPLLIGIAVSLVWAVSATALAHHLFVRRDFTNPRYDGIGRRALTRAALPLAGLLTATAVVVGATTTASGSGIEQEKVQRSVATAFAHLYRVQTARLHRPDVTEARLGATAACTKGDVRAGATGPGNDWRCVVSWRLPGVATTGQAVYQLDVHADGRYVADGDGPKEVNGYFLVRTSTGDAPNPLWQFDANVDLLSATPKG; translated from the coding sequence ATGACCGTGGCCGCCACCCGCGCGGCGCCCGTGGCAACCCCGGTCCCGGTGTCGCGCGCCTACCGCTTCGAACTGGTCAAGATCGTCTCCCAGTGGCGGGTGCGCCTGCTGGTCCTCGCCTGCTGGATCGCGCCCGCCGTCTTCGTCGCCGCGGTGGGCGAGCAGAGCACCCTGCCCACGGACACCCTCTTCGGACGCTGGATGCACGCCACGGGGTGGGCGGGCCCCCTGGTGATACTCGGCTTCTCGGGAACCTGGGCCCTGCCCCTGCTGACCTCGGTGATCGCCGGTGACGTGTTCGCGAGCGAGGACCGGCTCGGCACCTGGCGCCATCTCCTGGTGGCGGTGCGGTCGCCCCGGCGGATCTTCGCGGCCAAGGCGCTGGCCAGCCTCACCGTCATCGTGCTGATGGTGGCCGGACTGGCCCTCTCCAGCACCCTCGGCGGTCTCGCGGCGGTCGGCGGCCACCCGCTGACCGGCCTCGACGGGCACACGCTCACCCCGTCGGACGCCGCCGGGAAGGTCCTGCTCGCCTGGGTCTGCGTACTCGCGCCGACCCTGGCCCTCGCCGCGATCGGGCTGCTCGGCTCCGTCGCCCTCGGCCGCTCCCCGATGGGGCTGCTGCTGCCCGTACTCGCCGCGCTGACGATGCAGCTGGCGCAGTTGCTGACCCTGCCGGTCGCCGTACGCCTGGCCCTGCCCGGCTACGCCTTCATCGCCTGGAACGGGCTCTTCACCGACCCCGCCCAGCTCTCCCCGCTCCTGATCGGCATCGCCGTCAGCCTGGTGTGGGCCGTGAGCGCCACCGCGCTGGCCCACCACCTTTTCGTACGCCGCGACTTCACCAATCCGCGCTACGACGGCATCGGACGCCGCGCGCTCACCCGCGCGGCCCTCCCGCTGGCCGGACTGCTCACCGCGACCGCTGTGGTGGTCGGCGCGACGACCACGGCGAGCGGCTCGGGCATCGAGCAGGAGAAGGTGCAGCGCTCGGTCGCCACCGCCTTCGCCCACCTCTACCGCGTCCAGACCGCCCGGCTGCACCGCCCCGACGTCACCGAAGCGCGGCTCGGGGCCACGGCGGCGTGCACCAAGGGCGACGTGAGGGCGGGCGCCACCGGCCCGGGCAACGACTGGCGCTGTGTGGTGTCCTGGCGGCTCCCCGGGGTGGCGACCACCGGGCAGGCCGTGTACCAGCTCGACGTCCACGCCGACGGGCGCTATGTGGCCGACGGCGACGGACCCAAGGAAGTGAACGGCTACTTCCTGGTGCGGACTTCGACGGGGGACGCGCCGAACCCGCTCTGGCAGTTCGACGCGAACGTCGACCTGCTCTCCGCCACCCCGAAGGGATGA
- a CDS encoding ABC transporter ATP-binding protein, which translates to MDTPPALRARGITKYFGEVVALDSVDLEVAQGRIHGLAGPNGAGKTTLLGLLLGLAVADRGRLEVLGTPVGRTAAAPDGVAGFVDEPGLYPSLTARQNLSALAALHGRGARTADVAAVLDEVGLTDVADDRARGFSLGMRQRLGLAAALLTRPRLLVLDEPANGLDPAGKRHVHDVLARLAANGTAVVLSSHRMDDLTALCSHVTILATGRVALSGPLEELTAEDRALDYRLRTSDPSLALRLAAETAGIHLIEGEGRRHGSGELVVRAREPALDELVRRLVHAGAALRGLAPVVSPLEAAFLALTGQPGEAGAELAAGEPGPSRFARTGGTGSPRAGWRRRERQGAGR; encoded by the coding sequence ATGGACACACCGCCGGCACTCCGGGCACGCGGGATCACCAAGTACTTCGGCGAAGTCGTCGCGCTCGACTCCGTCGATCTGGAGGTGGCGCAGGGCCGGATCCACGGTCTCGCCGGGCCCAACGGCGCGGGCAAGACCACGCTGCTCGGACTGCTGCTCGGGCTGGCCGTCGCCGACCGGGGCCGCCTGGAGGTCCTGGGAACGCCGGTCGGGCGCACGGCCGCCGCCCCCGACGGCGTCGCGGGGTTCGTGGACGAGCCCGGGCTCTACCCCTCCCTCACCGCCCGGCAGAACCTCTCCGCGCTCGCCGCCCTCCACGGGCGCGGCGCGCGCACGGCGGACGTCGCCGCCGTACTCGACGAGGTCGGGCTCACCGATGTCGCCGACGACCGGGCCCGCGGCTTCTCCCTCGGCATGCGCCAGCGCCTCGGGCTCGCCGCCGCCCTGCTGACCCGCCCCCGGCTGCTGGTCCTGGACGAGCCGGCCAACGGCCTGGACCCGGCGGGCAAGCGGCACGTCCACGACGTCCTGGCCCGCCTCGCGGCGAACGGGACCGCCGTCGTGCTCTCCAGCCACCGCATGGACGACCTCACCGCCCTGTGTTCGCACGTCACCATCCTCGCCACCGGGCGCGTCGCCCTCTCCGGCCCGCTGGAGGAACTGACCGCCGAGGACCGCGCGCTCGACTACCGGCTGCGGACCTCCGACCCGTCGCTCGCGCTGCGCCTGGCGGCCGAGACGGCCGGGATCCACCTCATCGAGGGCGAGGGCCGGCGGCACGGCTCCGGCGAACTCGTGGTGCGGGCCCGGGAGCCCGCCCTGGACGAGCTGGTGCGGCGCCTCGTGCACGCGGGCGCGGCGCTGCGCGGCCTCGCCCCCGTGGTCTCACCTCTCGAAGCGGCCTTCCTCGCCCTGACCGGTCAACCCGGCGAAGCGGGCGCCGAGTTGGCCGCCGGGGAACCCGGCCCATCCCGGTTCGCGCGCACTGGAGGCACGGGAAGCCCGCGCGCGGGATGGCGGCGGCGCGAGCGGCAGGGGGCCGGGCGATGA
- a CDS encoding collagenase, which translates to MNTPPTRARRSLGGLLVLALALCLSIAMLAQPGRAAAAQRQGPAPQPAKSGAAQAHAAPPPLGSASAVSDRADERRTPVAATQRPPQNPVPSRTTPSKPSRPQGLTAASCTPGDFGSRSGAALVAFVQASTTDCVNTLFALTGTDARNAFREAQMVTVANAFQNTARTYPGDNSTQVLQLVLFLRAGYYVQYNHASDVGPYGTALASATEAALDTFFASPHFMDVSSASGDVMGEVVILTDSANEQARYLTTYQKVLNGYNSSYDAYWSMDTAVNDVFTPIFRGHWNPAFLSAVTADPGIIDTLSSFAHNHRDKLNDSWFYLASNAGTETARFLDTPALQAKVRPLAKGLLGDSAITGATAPLWVGVAAMTDTYDKAQCSYYGTCDFTGQLTAAALPITYHCDAAHTFRAQSLTNAALTAACTSLQGQDAYFHDIVKDNGPVADDHNTNIEIVTFASPKDYQTYSGWIFGNSTDNGGEYLEGNPSDPANQARFLSYVKSVGDGFPGDIWNLNHEYTHYLDGRYDMAGDFDAGQVVPDIWWIEGFAEYVSYSYRGLPDTEAIADAARHTYALSTLWQSSYANSDVTRTYPWGYLATRYMVEKHPADVQNMLAKFRSGDYTGAYAVYNTGIGTRYDADFNTWLDACAAGACGTTGNGPTAAFDAAVSGLTVNLTDRSTDTGSTITAHAWNFGDGTTSTATNPAKAYTAPGTYTITLTVTDAKGLTSTATKSVTLSGALPACTAGDTRVMGQNCSRSGRSARAGDLDYLYLYLPAGTVTLHITTAGGTGNADLYYNPGNWATPSAYTARSTNTGNTESITVTNTTAGYRYISLYAQTAFSGVTVTTAY; encoded by the coding sequence GTGAACACCCCACCCACAAGGGCGAGACGAAGTCTGGGCGGCCTGCTCGTCCTCGCGCTCGCCCTGTGCCTGTCGATAGCCATGCTCGCCCAGCCGGGCCGCGCCGCCGCCGCCCAGCGCCAGGGCCCCGCGCCGCAGCCCGCGAAGTCCGGGGCCGCCCAGGCGCACGCCGCCCCGCCGCCGCTCGGTTCGGCCTCGGCCGTGTCCGACCGCGCGGACGAGCGCCGCACCCCGGTCGCCGCCACCCAACGGCCGCCGCAGAACCCGGTGCCCTCCCGCACCACCCCGTCCAAGCCGAGCCGTCCGCAGGGCCTGACCGCGGCCTCCTGCACCCCGGGCGACTTCGGCAGCCGCAGCGGCGCGGCCCTGGTCGCCTTCGTCCAGGCGTCGACCACGGACTGCGTCAACACGCTCTTCGCCCTGACCGGCACCGACGCCCGCAACGCCTTCCGCGAGGCGCAGATGGTCACCGTGGCCAACGCGTTCCAGAACACGGCACGCACCTACCCGGGCGACAACTCCACCCAGGTGCTGCAGCTCGTGCTGTTCCTGCGCGCCGGGTACTACGTCCAGTACAACCACGCCTCCGACGTCGGCCCGTACGGCACGGCCCTCGCCTCGGCCACCGAGGCGGCGCTGGACACCTTCTTCGCGTCCCCGCACTTCATGGACGTCAGCTCCGCCAGCGGCGACGTCATGGGCGAGGTCGTCATCCTCACCGACAGCGCCAATGAGCAGGCCCGCTATCTGACGACGTATCAGAAGGTGCTCAACGGCTACAACAGCTCCTACGACGCGTACTGGAGCATGGACACCGCCGTCAACGACGTGTTCACCCCGATCTTCCGCGGCCACTGGAACCCGGCCTTCCTCTCGGCCGTGACCGCCGACCCCGGCATCATCGACACGCTGAGCTCGTTCGCGCACAACCACCGCGACAAGCTCAACGACAGCTGGTTCTACCTCGCCTCCAACGCGGGCACCGAGACCGCGCGCTTCCTCGACACCCCCGCGCTGCAGGCCAAGGTGCGCCCGCTCGCCAAGGGGCTGCTCGGCGACTCGGCGATCACCGGCGCGACCGCCCCGCTGTGGGTCGGGGTCGCGGCGATGACCGACACCTACGACAAGGCGCAGTGCTCGTACTACGGCACCTGTGACTTCACCGGCCAGCTCACCGCCGCCGCCCTGCCGATCACCTACCACTGCGACGCCGCGCACACCTTCCGCGCCCAGTCGCTGACCAACGCGGCGCTCACCGCGGCCTGCACCAGCCTCCAGGGCCAGGACGCGTACTTCCACGACATCGTCAAGGACAACGGGCCGGTCGCGGACGACCACAACACCAACATCGAGATCGTCACGTTCGCCAGCCCCAAGGACTACCAGACCTACTCCGGCTGGATCTTCGGCAACAGCACCGACAACGGCGGGGAGTACCTGGAGGGCAACCCCTCCGACCCGGCCAACCAGGCCCGCTTCCTCTCCTACGTCAAGAGCGTGGGCGACGGCTTCCCCGGCGACATCTGGAACCTCAACCACGAGTACACCCACTACCTCGACGGCCGCTACGACATGGCCGGTGACTTCGACGCCGGACAGGTCGTCCCGGACATCTGGTGGATCGAGGGCTTCGCCGAGTACGTCTCCTACAGCTACCGGGGGCTGCCCGACACCGAGGCCATCGCCGACGCCGCGCGGCACACCTACGCGCTGAGCACCCTGTGGCAGAGCAGCTACGCCAACTCGGACGTCACCCGCACCTATCCCTGGGGCTATCTGGCCACCCGCTACATGGTCGAGAAGCACCCCGCCGACGTGCAGAACATGCTGGCCAAGTTCCGCTCCGGCGACTACACCGGGGCCTACGCGGTCTACAACACCGGGATCGGCACCCGCTACGACGCCGACTTCAACACCTGGCTCGACGCCTGCGCGGCCGGAGCCTGCGGAACCACGGGCAACGGTCCCACCGCCGCCTTCGACGCGGCCGTCTCCGGGCTCACGGTGAACCTCACCGACAGGTCCACCGACACCGGGAGCACCATCACCGCCCACGCCTGGAACTTCGGCGACGGCACGACCTCCACGGCCACCAACCCGGCCAAGGCGTACACCGCCCCCGGCACGTACACGATCACCCTGACCGTGACCGACGCCAAGGGCCTGACCAGCACCGCCACCAAGTCCGTGACCCTCAGCGGCGCGCTGCCGGCCTGCACCGCCGGCGACACCCGCGTGATGGGCCAGAACTGCTCGCGCTCCGGCCGCTCGGCCAGGGCGGGCGACCTGGACTACCTGTACCTGTATCTGCCCGCCGGCACCGTGACCCTGCACATCACGACCGCCGGAGGCACCGGGAACGCCGACCTCTACTACAACCCCGGCAACTGGGCGACGCCGTCGGCGTACACCGCCCGCTCGACCAACACCGGCAACACCGAGAGCATCACCGTCACCAACACCACCGCCGGCTACCGCTACATCAGCCTGTACGCGCAGACGGCGTTCAGCGGCGTCACGGTCACCACGGCCTACTGA
- a CDS encoding helix-turn-helix transcriptional regulator: protein MQTPPAQRRELGAFLRARRERTTPAQVGLPPTGRRRTPGLRREELAVLAGISATWYTYLEQGRDIRTSDQVLDALASALLLDGPERAHLFRLAGHAPAGPAQPEPLSAEAAAVPLLLQPNPAFIIGGTYDVLSHNRAAEELFPRLASMDGGPNFARWVFLEPAARQVVVDWEEEARGLLARLRTLAGRHPGDLRYARLIEELGAASAQVRAWWPQYDVQARRGGRKRLRRPDGAVAEFAYTAFHLAGAPDQTLVVYSGTGPEAGRSRGGGQ from the coding sequence ATGCAGACACCCCCGGCCCAGCGCCGTGAGCTGGGCGCCTTCCTGCGCGCCCGCCGGGAGCGGACCACCCCCGCCCAGGTGGGGCTGCCGCCGACGGGCCGACGGCGGACGCCGGGCCTGCGCCGCGAGGAACTGGCCGTGCTCGCCGGGATCAGCGCCACCTGGTACACGTATCTGGAGCAGGGCCGCGACATCCGCACCTCGGACCAGGTGCTGGATGCCCTGGCCTCGGCGCTGCTGCTCGACGGGCCCGAGCGCGCGCACCTCTTCCGGCTGGCCGGGCACGCCCCGGCCGGGCCCGCGCAGCCGGAGCCGCTGTCCGCCGAGGCGGCGGCGGTCCCGCTGCTGCTCCAGCCGAACCCGGCGTTCATCATCGGCGGCACCTACGACGTGCTGAGCCACAACCGGGCGGCCGAGGAGCTGTTCCCGCGGCTGGCCTCGATGGACGGCGGGCCGAACTTCGCCCGCTGGGTGTTCCTCGAACCCGCCGCCCGGCAGGTCGTGGTCGACTGGGAGGAGGAGGCGCGGGGGCTGCTGGCGCGGCTGCGCACGCTGGCCGGGCGCCACCCCGGCGACCTCCGGTACGCGCGGCTCATCGAGGAGTTGGGCGCGGCCAGCGCACAGGTGCGCGCGTGGTGGCCGCAGTACGACGTGCAGGCCCGTCGGGGCGGGCGCAAACGGCTGCGGCGCCCCGACGGCGCGGTGGCCGAGTTCGCGTACACCGCGTTCCATCTCGCCGGGGCGCCGGATCAGACGCTGGTGGTCTACTCCGGGACCGGCCCGGAGGCGGGCCGGTCCCGGGGCGGCGGTCAGTAG